A region of Vitis vinifera cultivar Pinot Noir 40024 chromosome 15, ASM3070453v1 DNA encodes the following proteins:
- the LOC100253424 gene encoding large ribosomal subunit protein uL4-like, which produces MARDHRIESVPELPLVIGDSAESIEKISAAIDILKQVGAYPDAEKAKDSHAIRPGKGKMRNRRYISRKGPLIVYGMEGAKLVKAFQNIPGVEVANVDRLNLLKLAPGGHLGRNSQLGPFSPCLSQSPAKKSGFGSANSGLDAPNSPRIFTDCLSATEMELSEDYTCVISHRPILSLAWHAWSPLGGHS; this is translated from the exons ATGGCTCGCGACCACCGGATCGAATCGGTGCCCGAGCTTCCCCTGGTGATCGGTGATTCAGCCGAGAGCATTGAGAAAATATCGGCGGCGATTGATATTCTGAAGCAGGTCGGTGCTTATCCTGATGCGGAGAAAGCGAAAGACAGCCACGCTATTCGTCCCGGGAAGGGTAAGATGAGGAACCGCCGATACATTTCTAGGAAGGGCCCCTTGATCGTCTACGGCATGGAGGGTGCAAAGCTCGTCAAGGCGTTCCAGAACATTCCTGGGGTTGAGGTCGCTAATGTAGATAGACTTAATCTTCTGAAACTCGCTCCCGGTGGCCATCTTGGGAG GAATTCTCAACTCGGTCCCTTCTCCCCTTGCTTGTCTCAATCTCCGGCCAAGAAATCAGGATTTGGGTCTGCCAATTCCGGCCTCGATGCACCCAACTCTCCCCGGATTTTCACTGACTGCCTCTCCGCCACCGAAATGGAGCTTTCTGAAGATTACACTTGTGTTATATCCCATAGACCCATTCTCTCTCTAGCATGGCATGCATGGTCACCTTTGGGTGGCCACTCTTAA